In Leptospira harrisiae, a genomic segment contains:
- the rpsD gene encoding 30S ribosomal protein S4: MARYRGPVVKLMRREGLNLFLKNSHTLHKEKSSLEKRKYPPGLPPKKKGKITEYGAQLREKQKVKRAYGVLEKQFRRYFEEASHTPGIPGENLLQFLERRLDNVLYRMGFAVTRRQARNFVAHRHILVNGHRVDICSYRVNVGDKIEIREKFQKSAFIEENIKLAQAINRTASWVSVDYTKFSGEVTSLPTREHIDIPVKEQVIVELYSK; encoded by the coding sequence ATGGCACGTTACCGAGGTCCAGTTGTTAAATTGATGAGAAGAGAGGGACTTAACCTCTTTCTCAAAAATAGTCATACTTTACATAAAGAAAAATCTTCCCTAGAAAAGAGAAAGTACCCACCAGGTCTTCCTCCTAAGAAAAAAGGAAAGATTACTGAATACGGAGCTCAGCTTCGTGAAAAACAAAAAGTAAAACGCGCATACGGAGTTTTAGAAAAACAATTCCGTAGATACTTCGAAGAAGCATCTCACACTCCAGGGATTCCTGGTGAGAACTTACTCCAATTCCTCGAAAGAAGATTGGATAACGTTCTTTATCGTATGGGTTTTGCTGTGACTCGAAGACAAGCTCGTAACTTCGTTGCACATAGACACATTCTTGTGAATGGCCACCGAGTGGACATTTGTTCTTATCGTGTGAATGTTGGTGATAAAATCGAAATTCGTGAGAAGTTCCAAAAATCCGCGTTTATCGAAGAAAATATCAAACTAGCTCAAGCAATCAATCGTACTGCTTCTTGGGTCAGTGTGGATTATACCAAGTTCTCAGGAGAAGTGACTTCACTTCCAACAAGAGAACATATTGATATCCCTGTGAAAGAACAGGTAATCGTAGAGTTGTACTCGAAGTAA
- the rpsK gene encoding 30S ribosomal protein S11 produces the protein MAEKDAKNKKDTKKVKKKEKKNVPRGKVYIQASFNNTIVSITDMAGNVLSWSSSGMMGFRGSKKSTPYAAQVAATNAAEKAIEAAGLSEVDVMVSGPGIGRESAIRSLTTKGISIKLIKDVTPLPHNGCRPRKRRRV, from the coding sequence ATGGCTGAAAAAGACGCAAAGAATAAAAAAGATACCAAAAAGGTTAAGAAAAAAGAAAAGAAAAACGTTCCACGAGGAAAGGTTTATATCCAAGCTTCGTTTAACAATACAATTGTATCGATTACCGATATGGCCGGAAACGTTCTTTCTTGGTCTTCTTCCGGAATGATGGGATTTCGTGGATCCAAAAAATCCACTCCGTATGCAGCACAAGTTGCCGCTACAAATGCAGCTGAAAAAGCAATCGAAGCTGCTGGTCTTTCTGAAGTTGATGTAATGGTTTCAGGTCCAGGAATTGGACGTGAGTCTGCCATTCGTTCTTTAACTACGAAAGGAATTTCAATCAAACTCATTAAAGACGTAACTCCGCTCCCTCACAATGGGTGCCGACCACGCAAAAGAAGAAGGGTGTAG
- the rpsM gene encoding 30S ribosomal protein S13 produces the protein MARIAGVDLPSNKRIVIGLTYVFGIGKTSSQNILKKAGIDESIRVKDLSDEQEAAIRRVIEESYQVEGDLRSEVNLNIKRLMDVGCYRGFRHRRGLPVNGQRTRTNARTRKGVKKTVANKKKATK, from the coding sequence ATGGCACGTATCGCGGGTGTTGATTTACCATCAAACAAAAGAATAGTGATCGGTCTTACATACGTATTTGGTATTGGTAAGACTTCCTCTCAAAATATCCTGAAAAAAGCAGGGATTGACGAATCTATCAGGGTGAAGGACCTTTCGGACGAACAAGAAGCCGCGATCCGAAGAGTCATTGAAGAATCATACCAGGTAGAAGGTGATCTTCGTTCCGAAGTCAACCTAAACATCAAACGATTGATGGATGTGGGTTGTTATAGAGGTTTCCGTCATAGACGTGGTCTTCCAGTCAACGGACAAAGAACAAGAACCAATGCAAGAACCCGTAAGGGAGTCAAGAAGACTGTAGCCAATAAGAAAAAGGCTACTAAGTAG
- the rpmJ gene encoding 50S ribosomal protein L36, which translates to MKVRASVKKICPECKVIRRKGVIRVICTNPKHKQRQR; encoded by the coding sequence ATGAAAGTTAGAGCATCAGTTAAAAAAATCTGTCCTGAATGCAAAGTCATTCGCAGAAAAGGTGTAATCCGAGTGATTTGCACGAACCCAAAACACAAACAAAGGCAAAGATAG
- the infA gene encoding translation initiation factor IF-1, producing MAKEEAITIDGTVLEPLPNAMFRVELENGHKVLAHISGKMRMHYIRILPGDKVTVELSPYDLTKGRITYRKK from the coding sequence CTGGCTAAGGAAGAAGCAATCACGATTGACGGAACTGTTCTCGAACCGTTACCGAACGCTATGTTCCGTGTGGAACTAGAAAATGGTCACAAGGTTTTAGCACACATCTCAGGAAAGATGCGTATGCATTACATTCGTATTTTACCTGGAGACAAAGTCACTGTGGAACTTTCACCTTATGACTTAACCAAGGGCCGCATTACTTACAGAAAGAAATAG
- a CDS encoding adenylate kinase yields MKRLIFMGPPGAGKGTQADIIKEKYQIPQISTGDILRAAVKNGTPMGIEAKKYMDAGDLVPDAVVIGIIRDRLVESDCANGFILDGFPRTVEQAKALSEILKELHMELDSVVNLDVPDEELVKRLLGRAIKEGRSDDNEETIKNRLHTYNTKTLPLIDFYKDSGILRQINGLGSMEEITNTILKSI; encoded by the coding sequence ATGAAGAGACTCATATTTATGGGGCCCCCAGGTGCTGGAAAAGGGACCCAAGCTGACATCATCAAAGAGAAATACCAAATTCCACAGATCTCTACTGGAGATATCCTCCGTGCTGCCGTAAAAAACGGAACCCCAATGGGGATAGAAGCAAAAAAATATATGGACGCTGGAGACCTTGTTCCAGATGCTGTCGTTATAGGCATAATTCGCGACCGATTGGTCGAATCTGATTGTGCAAATGGATTCATACTGGATGGATTTCCTAGGACGGTGGAGCAAGCAAAGGCTCTCTCGGAAATCCTCAAAGAGCTTCACATGGAGCTCGACTCCGTTGTCAACCTAGACGTTCCTGACGAAGAACTCGTCAAACGGTTGCTAGGTAGAGCGATCAAAGAAGGACGCTCGGATGACAACGAAGAGACCATCAAAAACCGTCTGCATACTTACAACACCAAGACGTTGCCCCTGATAGACTTTTATAAAGACTCTGGGATCCTTCGGCAAATCAATGGTTTGGGAAGTATGGAAGAAATCACTAACACTATTTTAAAATCGATCTAG
- the secY gene encoding preprotein translocase subunit SecY: MFQTIANIFRIPELRSKILFTIGMLLLFRMGTHVTIPGINSLIVTGITADPSEGFLGMVDLFAGGALLKFSIFALGIMPYISSSIIMQLVMVLIPSLQKMQKEGEEGRKKIQQYTKYGTLILCAIQSLAVIQLANSWSTGSGTAQAKYPGLINPSVEGYFLPIAMLSITTGTVLLIWLGEQITERGIGNGISLIIFAGIIGRMPEALIAMFTSDTSDALSILILIIIFIVLIALTVILTQGVRRVPLNYGKQMVGRKMVQARSQSIPFKVNSANVMPIIFASSLILFPQTIVQWLSSKGGQWAGWAVIMDYFNPFSQIWYHALFYYVIYTSLIIFFAYFYTAIQFNPQELADNLRKYGGFIPGVRPGNQTKDMIEKILNRITLPGALFLAGLALAPYLIIKFLNLGSNTGGGTLVYTFGGTSLLIMVGVALETLKQIEAQLLMRNYEGFMKKTKIKGRV, encoded by the coding sequence ATGTTTCAAACCATCGCTAACATCTTTCGAATCCCGGAATTAAGATCTAAAATCCTATTTACGATAGGTATGTTGTTACTTTTCAGAATGGGAACTCACGTGACCATTCCTGGTATTAACAGTTTGATTGTGACGGGCATTACTGCCGATCCGAGTGAAGGTTTCCTCGGAATGGTAGATTTGTTTGCGGGTGGTGCTCTTTTAAAATTTTCTATTTTTGCACTAGGGATTATGCCTTATATCTCTTCTTCGATCATTATGCAACTTGTGATGGTTCTCATCCCTAGTTTGCAAAAAATGCAAAAAGAAGGGGAAGAAGGTAGAAAGAAGATCCAGCAGTACACTAAGTACGGAACTCTTATCCTTTGTGCAATCCAATCTCTTGCTGTGATCCAACTTGCAAATTCTTGGTCTACTGGATCGGGAACTGCGCAAGCAAAATACCCAGGGCTTATCAACCCATCTGTAGAAGGATATTTTTTACCGATTGCGATGTTATCCATCACTACGGGAACTGTCCTTCTGATTTGGCTTGGGGAACAGATCACAGAACGTGGGATTGGTAATGGAATTTCACTCATTATCTTTGCTGGTATCATTGGTCGTATGCCAGAAGCACTCATCGCAATGTTTACTTCTGATACTTCAGATGCTCTTAGCATCCTTATCCTTATTATCATTTTTATTGTTCTCATTGCCTTAACGGTGATTTTAACCCAAGGCGTACGCCGGGTTCCTTTAAATTACGGAAAACAAATGGTGGGAAGAAAGATGGTTCAGGCACGTAGCCAATCCATTCCTTTCAAAGTGAACAGTGCCAACGTAATGCCAATTATCTTCGCATCTTCTCTCATCCTTTTTCCACAAACGATTGTTCAGTGGTTGTCCTCTAAGGGTGGCCAGTGGGCGGGTTGGGCGGTGATTATGGATTATTTTAATCCATTTTCACAGATTTGGTATCACGCCCTTTTTTACTATGTGATTTATACATCTCTAATCATCTTCTTCGCATATTTTTATACGGCAATTCAGTTCAACCCACAAGAGTTAGCTGATAATCTTAGAAAATATGGTGGGTTTATTCCGGGAGTACGCCCTGGTAACCAAACCAAAGATATGATCGAGAAAATCTTGAATCGAATCACCCTTCCAGGTGCTCTTTTCCTTGCTGGTCTTGCTCTTGCTCCGTATCTTATCATCAAGTTTCTAAACCTCGGTTCTAATACCGGTGGGGGAACTTTGGTGTATACATTCGGAGGAACTTCACTTCTCATTATGGTGGGTGTAGCTCTCGAAACATTGAAACAAATCGAAGCACAACTTCTTATGAGAAATTACGAAGGATTCATGAAGAAGACGAAAATCAAGGGAAGAGTGTAA
- the rplO gene encoding 50S ribosomal protein L15 — MAQDRIEQGRGFGAKRPKKSTSLGNKNLVPVPEGAKTSPKRVGQGPGSGMGKTSTRGSKGQRARAASMRRGFEGGQLPLHRRLPKRGFTNIFSVEFQPVNLISLTKAGLSGEVTPAILKAKSLIKSEVGPIKLLGTGEVTVAITITVDAFSASAKEKIEKAGGKVIIREKKKEEKKN; from the coding sequence ATGGCACAAGATAGAATCGAACAAGGCCGTGGATTTGGTGCAAAACGCCCCAAAAAATCTACATCCCTCGGAAACAAAAACTTGGTTCCCGTTCCGGAAGGTGCAAAAACTTCCCCGAAACGAGTGGGCCAAGGTCCAGGATCAGGGATGGGAAAAACTTCCACTCGTGGTTCCAAAGGACAAAGAGCTCGTGCAGCTTCGATGAGACGTGGATTCGAAGGGGGACAGCTTCCTCTTCACAGACGTTTGCCAAAACGTGGTTTTACCAATATTTTCTCTGTGGAATTCCAACCAGTCAATTTGATCTCTTTAACTAAAGCAGGTCTTTCTGGGGAAGTAACTCCTGCCATTCTCAAAGCCAAATCTTTGATTAAGTCTGAAGTAGGACCAATCAAATTACTCGGAACTGGAGAAGTGACTGTTGCCATCACCATTACGGTAGATGCTTTTTCTGCCTCAGCAAAAGAGAAAATTGAAAAAGCCGGTGGAAAAGTCATCATTAGAGAAAAGAAAAAAGAAGAGAAAAAAAACTAG
- the rpmD gene encoding 50S ribosomal protein L30, with protein MEEVIVTQERSSIGIIPIHKKTLIALGLKKKGQSKKHKMTPQLKGMLRQVGYLLKVEKV; from the coding sequence ATGGAAGAAGTGATCGTAACGCAAGAAAGAAGTTCTATTGGTATCATCCCGATACACAAAAAAACTCTAATTGCACTCGGCCTTAAAAAGAAAGGTCAATCCAAAAAACACAAAATGACTCCCCAATTGAAAGGGATGTTACGACAAGTAGGTTACTTGTTGAAAGTGGAAAAGGTATAA
- the rpsE gene encoding 30S ribosomal protein S5 translates to MLEEETKEFTEKVVKIDRVAKVVKGGRRFSFNALSVVGDSKGKVGIGFGKANEVPDAIRKSIESAKKNLKSIHYIGHTVPHDVVGQFKSARVILKPASPGTGIIAGASVRSVLERAGIQDVLTKSWGSSNPMNIVKATMDALQQLETPSMAVKRRGVSLKHLFGQDL, encoded by the coding sequence ATGTTAGAAGAAGAAACAAAAGAATTTACTGAGAAGGTCGTAAAAATCGACCGAGTTGCCAAAGTAGTGAAGGGGGGACGTCGTTTCTCCTTCAACGCTCTATCCGTTGTTGGTGACTCTAAAGGAAAAGTAGGAATTGGATTTGGAAAAGCAAATGAAGTTCCAGACGCCATCCGAAAGTCCATTGAATCGGCAAAAAAGAATTTAAAATCCATTCACTATATCGGTCATACCGTTCCTCACGATGTTGTGGGACAGTTCAAATCCGCTCGAGTGATTTTGAAGCCAGCTTCTCCGGGAACGGGGATCATTGCAGGAGCTTCTGTTCGTTCCGTATTGGAAAGAGCAGGAATTCAAGATGTTCTTACAAAGTCATGGGGATCTTCAAACCCGATGAACATTGTGAAGGCGACTATGGATGCATTACAACAGTTGGAAACTCCGTCAATGGCGGTAAAACGACGTGGTGTTAGCCTCAAACACTTGTTTGGGCAAGATCTATAA
- the rplR gene encoding 50S ribosomal protein L18 → MINKTAKNTKRLRRAERVRYKLRSTSERPRLVFNKTNRYLTAQIIDDAKGVTLVYATTLEKDFPKHENSKKSKSAATELGKVVAEKAKKAGVSQVVLDRSGMVYHGKIAAFADSAREGGLEF, encoded by the coding sequence ATGATCAACAAGACAGCTAAAAATACGAAAAGATTGAGACGAGCGGAACGAGTTAGATACAAACTCCGCTCTACATCGGAAAGACCTCGGTTGGTTTTCAACAAAACAAACCGTTACCTCACTGCACAAATCATTGATGATGCAAAAGGTGTAACGCTTGTTTATGCAACCACTCTAGAGAAAGATTTTCCGAAACATGAAAATTCTAAGAAGAGTAAATCGGCTGCGACCGAACTCGGTAAAGTAGTCGCTGAGAAAGCGAAAAAAGCAGGAGTTTCCCAAGTGGTTCTCGACAGATCTGGAATGGTTTACCATGGAAAGATCGCTGCTTTTGCTGATTCTGCCCGCGAAGGTGGATTGGAGTTCTAA
- the rplF gene encoding 50S ribosomal protein L6, with the protein MSRVGKSIIKLPAKVEVKADAEALTIKGPLGELKTPLYDGVSANVENGELVFTRKSEDQKTVALHGLVRSLAMNCVKGVTTGWEKNLEITGVGYRAQKRGKDLVMALGYSHEVVFPEPNGIKIDVADQLKIKVSGIDRQLVGQVAADIRSKRPPEPYKGKGIKYQNEYIRRKAGKTGKK; encoded by the coding sequence ATGTCTCGAGTTGGAAAAAGTATTATCAAATTGCCTGCAAAGGTAGAAGTGAAAGCAGATGCAGAAGCCCTTACTATCAAAGGGCCATTAGGGGAATTAAAAACTCCGCTGTATGACGGTGTCAGTGCCAATGTGGAAAACGGCGAACTTGTTTTTACTCGTAAAAGTGAAGACCAAAAGACTGTGGCTTTACATGGTCTTGTTCGTTCCTTGGCAATGAACTGCGTTAAAGGTGTCACCACTGGTTGGGAAAAAAACTTGGAAATTACTGGGGTCGGTTACCGTGCACAAAAGCGTGGTAAAGATCTAGTGATGGCTCTTGGTTATTCTCATGAAGTGGTTTTCCCTGAGCCAAACGGTATCAAAATCGATGTTGCAGATCAGCTAAAAATCAAAGTATCGGGAATTGACCGACAACTGGTTGGACAAGTTGCGGCTGACATTCGTTCAAAAAGACCTCCTGAACCCTATAAAGGCAAAGGAATCAAATATCAGAACGAATACATCCGTAGAAAGGCCGGAAAAACCGGTAAGAAGTAG
- the rpsH gene encoding 30S ribosomal protein S8: MSLSDPIADMLTRIRNAQQAKHELCVIPGSKIKKSILDLLKEEGFVDDVQTVKNGSFDDFQVKLKYDTEKKPVIRMIERVSTPGRRVYIQSGEIRPFRNNIGTLILSTSKGVMTGKRARKLRVGGEVLCKVF, translated from the coding sequence ATGAGTCTTTCAGATCCAATCGCAGATATGCTAACAAGAATCAGAAACGCACAACAAGCTAAACATGAGCTTTGTGTGATTCCTGGTAGCAAAATCAAAAAGTCCATCCTAGATCTTCTTAAAGAAGAAGGTTTTGTAGATGATGTTCAAACTGTAAAAAATGGAAGTTTTGATGACTTCCAAGTGAAATTAAAATACGACACGGAAAAAAAACCAGTAATTCGTATGATCGAGAGAGTATCCACTCCTGGTCGTCGAGTATACATCCAATCTGGTGAAATCCGCCCGTTCCGAAATAACATCGGAACGCTCATCCTTTCGACTTCGAAAGGTGTGATGACGGGAAAACGCGCTCGTAAACTCAGAGTAGGAGGGGAAGTTCTCTGTAAGGTATTCTAG
- a CDS encoding type Z 30S ribosomal protein S14 translates to MAKKSMMERHAKEQKFKVREYNRCPLCGRSRAYLRRFDMCRLCFRDLASKAQIPGVKKSSW, encoded by the coding sequence ATGGCGAAAAAATCAATGATGGAACGCCACGCCAAAGAGCAAAAATTCAAAGTGAGAGAGTACAATCGTTGCCCTCTTTGTGGTAGATCACGCGCTTATTTGCGCCGCTTTGATATGTGTCGTCTTTGCTTCCGGGACCTTGCTAGCAAGGCTCAGATCCCCGGTGTGAAAAAGTCCTCCTGGTAA
- the rplE gene encoding 50S ribosomal protein L5, whose amino-acid sequence MVPRLKSKYEAEIRPTLQKSLGFQSVMRVPKLEKIVINVGMGEAHTNPKAMEACLVEIGQITGQRPVKTFAKKSIAGFKVREGMVLGCKVTLRGHHMYEFLDRFINVALPRVRDFRGVNPKGFDGRGNYNLSVKEQIIFPEIHFDKINTIYGINITFVTNTEVDKEAFELFQAFGMPYRTAGK is encoded by the coding sequence ATGGTACCTAGGCTTAAATCAAAATATGAAGCGGAAATCCGCCCTACACTCCAAAAGTCACTCGGCTTCCAAAGTGTCATGCGAGTTCCCAAACTAGAAAAAATCGTAATCAACGTTGGTATGGGCGAAGCTCACACGAACCCAAAAGCGATGGAAGCTTGTCTTGTAGAAATTGGTCAAATCACAGGCCAAAGACCGGTGAAAACTTTTGCTAAGAAATCCATTGCGGGTTTCAAAGTGAGAGAGGGAATGGTGCTTGGTTGCAAAGTAACCCTTCGTGGTCATCATATGTATGAGTTCCTTGACAGATTCATTAACGTGGCTCTTCCACGGGTTCGTGACTTTCGCGGTGTAAACCCAAAAGGTTTCGACGGTCGAGGAAATTATAACCTGTCCGTAAAAGAACAGATCATCTTCCCTGAGATTCATTTTGATAAAATCAATACGATCTACGGGATCAATATCACTTTCGTAACGAACACGGAAGTGGACAAAGAAGCGTTCGAATTATTCCAAGCCTTCGGTATGCCTTACCGAACGGCAGGTAAGTAG
- the rplX gene encoding 50S ribosomal protein L24, with the protein MAAKLAYRGSEPTKFKKTKIKKDDEVLVISGKEKGKKGKVLAIDKRKDRVYIEGVNKRKRFVRPTQENPQGGAIEIEFPIHISNVMFHDAKAENKAKPKKKIKAVRLGFTKKDGKSVRVTRPEGKEV; encoded by the coding sequence ATGGCAGCTAAATTAGCATATAGAGGCTCCGAGCCCACTAAATTCAAAAAAACGAAAATCAAAAAGGACGACGAAGTTCTTGTGATTTCCGGTAAAGAAAAAGGAAAAAAAGGGAAAGTTCTAGCAATCGACAAACGCAAAGACCGCGTTTATATCGAAGGTGTGAACAAAAGAAAACGATTCGTACGCCCAACTCAAGAGAACCCTCAAGGTGGCGCGATTGAGATCGAATTCCCAATCCATATTTCCAATGTGATGTTTCACGACGCAAAAGCAGAAAACAAAGCGAAGCCAAAGAAGAAAATTAAGGCTGTACGCTTGGGCTTTACCAAGAAGGATGGTAAATCCGTACGAGTGACTCGACCAGAAGGGAAAGAAGTATAG
- the rplN gene encoding 50S ribosomal protein L14, with protein MIQQETILQVADNSGVKKVMCVKVLGGSKKRYATLGDEIIVAVKEAQPAYGLRDGQGKKVHNKAVQRAVVVRTKKEVRRPDGTYIRFDDNAVAIIDDKGNPKGTRIFGPVARELRDKKYMKIISLAPEVL; from the coding sequence ATGATTCAACAAGAAACTATTTTACAAGTAGCCGATAACTCGGGTGTGAAAAAAGTCATGTGCGTTAAAGTGCTTGGCGGTTCCAAAAAACGCTACGCAACGCTTGGTGACGAAATTATCGTCGCTGTTAAGGAAGCACAACCTGCATACGGTCTTCGTGACGGGCAAGGTAAAAAAGTGCATAACAAAGCGGTTCAAAGAGCAGTTGTTGTTAGAACGAAAAAAGAAGTTCGTCGTCCAGATGGAACTTACATTCGTTTCGATGACAATGCCGTTGCCATCATTGATGACAAAGGGAATCCAAAAGGAACCAGGATCTTCGGACCTGTTGCCCGTGAACTTCGCGATAAAAAATACATGAAAATTATATCTCTCGCTCCGGAGGTTCTCTAG
- the rpsQ gene encoding 30S ribosomal protein S17, translating to MEDKNSKKSLTIQGVVVSDAMDKTVVIEIITRKVHPRFKKIMTRTSRVKIHDEKNECQVGDRVIAVETRPLSKQKHHKLVKVIEKAKLV from the coding sequence ATGGAAGATAAAAACTCTAAAAAGTCTTTAACCATTCAGGGTGTAGTTGTGAGCGATGCTATGGATAAAACTGTAGTGATCGAAATCATCACAAGAAAAGTGCACCCACGGTTTAAGAAGATTATGACCAGAACTTCACGCGTGAAAATTCACGATGAGAAGAACGAGTGTCAAGTTGGTGATCGAGTCATCGCTGTGGAAACAAGACCACTTTCTAAGCAGAAACACCATAAACTTGTAAAGGTAATTGAGAAGGCGAAATTAGTATGA
- the rpmC gene encoding 50S ribosomal protein L29, whose translation MKDDFKSLSPEDLKKEILSSSEEVRKARFQFGVTRSLENPKLIRNHKKRIAQALTVLREKELTAKGKLKQIAPKAGSAPKAAKTGKGKKK comes from the coding sequence ATGAAAGACGATTTCAAATCACTTTCTCCAGAAGATTTAAAGAAAGAAATTCTTTCCTCTTCCGAAGAAGTAAGAAAAGCCAGATTTCAGTTTGGAGTCACAAGATCTCTTGAGAACCCAAAACTAATCCGCAATCATAAGAAGAGAATTGCCCAAGCATTGACTGTCCTTCGTGAGAAGGAACTAACAGCAAAAGGCAAACTCAAACAAATCGCACCGAAAGCTGGTTCAGCGCCAAAAGCTGCTAAAACAGGCAAAGGTAAGAAGAAGTAG
- the rplP gene encoding 50S ribosomal protein L16 produces the protein MLAPKRVKFRKRQRGRLKGKDERGSYVAFGEYGLKAISSGRITARQIEAARITINRQVKRGGKLWIRIFPHLPITKKPAETRMGKGKGNPEFWIAEIRPGRVLFEMAGVDEDTARKALHLAAFKLPVETSFVKRNVL, from the coding sequence ATGTTAGCACCTAAACGAGTAAAATTTAGAAAACGCCAAAGAGGGCGCTTAAAAGGTAAGGACGAAAGAGGTTCTTACGTTGCGTTCGGTGAGTATGGTCTAAAAGCCATCTCTTCCGGTCGTATCACTGCGCGCCAAATCGAAGCTGCACGGATTACTATCAACCGCCAAGTAAAACGAGGTGGGAAATTGTGGATCAGGATCTTCCCTCATTTACCAATCACTAAGAAACCTGCCGAAACTCGTATGGGTAAAGGTAAAGGTAACCCTGAGTTCTGGATTGCTGAAATCCGACCAGGACGAGTTCTTTTTGAAATGGCTGGTGTTGATGAAGATACAGCAAGAAAAGCTCTTCACCTAGCAGCATTTAAACTGCCAGTAGAAACTTCATTTGTTAAGAGGAACGTTCTATGA
- the rpsC gene encoding 30S ribosomal protein S3 — protein MGQKVNPIGLRIGITRNWDSIWFSKQDYIKNLHEDIKIRRFLLKKFKNASVVKIVIERFPEKINVNLHTSKPGMVIGQKGQNIEAVKQELKKYADKPIGMNIIEVKKPEVIAQAIAETVALQIEQRMPFRRVMKAELRRAMRGGVEGVKIQISGRLNGADMARTEKYMEGRVPLHTLRAKIDFGFKEALTTFGQIGVKVWTYTGDYFPTKEESDEDKYAVKRRTS, from the coding sequence ATGGGTCAGAAAGTAAATCCAATCGGACTACGAATCGGAATCACACGTAATTGGGATTCTATTTGGTTTTCCAAACAAGATTACATTAAAAATCTTCACGAAGATATCAAGATCCGTAGATTCCTTCTGAAGAAATTCAAAAACGCCTCCGTTGTGAAAATCGTAATCGAAAGATTCCCTGAAAAAATCAACGTAAACCTCCATACTTCTAAGCCAGGTATGGTGATTGGTCAAAAAGGCCAAAACATTGAAGCGGTAAAACAAGAACTTAAAAAATACGCAGATAAGCCGATTGGGATGAACATCATCGAAGTGAAAAAACCAGAAGTGATTGCACAAGCAATTGCTGAAACGGTTGCCCTTCAAATCGAACAAAGGATGCCATTTCGTCGAGTGATGAAAGCGGAACTTCGTCGTGCGATGCGCGGTGGAGTGGAAGGCGTAAAAATCCAAATCTCCGGACGTTTGAATGGAGCTGATATGGCAAGAACAGAAAAGTATATGGAAGGACGAGTTCCTCTTCATACTCTTCGTGCCAAAATCGACTTTGGATTCAAAGAAGCCCTTACCACTTTCGGACAAATCGGTGTGAAAGTATGGACTTATACAGGTGACTACTTCCCAACTAAGGAAGAGTCCGATGAAGATAAATACGCTGTAAAACGTAGAACGAGTTAA
- the rplV gene encoding 50S ribosomal protein L22 has product MEAKAVGKHLRISARKARLVADEVRGYDYKEAIDILRFTNKAASSMIINLLNSAVANAVQMNESLDPSSLYVKKIYVDDGPIMKRFRPRARGRASRIRKRLSHITVVVSEIEKKVS; this is encoded by the coding sequence ATGGAAGCAAAAGCAGTAGGAAAACACCTCAGAATTTCTGCCAGAAAAGCTCGCCTGGTTGCTGATGAAGTTCGTGGATACGATTACAAAGAAGCCATTGATATCTTGCGTTTTACAAACAAAGCAGCAAGTTCAATGATCATCAACCTCTTGAACTCGGCAGTTGCGAACGCAGTGCAAATGAATGAAAGTTTGGATCCAAGTTCACTTTATGTTAAAAAAATCTATGTGGATGACGGCCCAATCATGAAACGTTTCCGCCCAAGAGCACGTGGCCGTGCTTCTCGGATCCGTAAACGCCTTAGCCACATCACAGTTGTCGTATCTGAAATCGAAAAGAAGGTTAGCTAA